Sequence from the Cyanobacteria bacterium GSL.Bin1 genome:
ATGGTGGGTATCTCAAGTGCAAAGGAGGAACGTATCCCGCTCAGTTGATTTATCAGGAAATTGCGGACATGGCGTGTGAGCGGATTAAGCAGGCGATTACGGAGTCGATTAAGGGAGAACGCCCGGTGAAAGCAATCTTGGATGCCTATAATCCCACTGGATCGACCTCTTATGTCAACTTCAACACCTCTACTCCCAATCGTTGGCAAACCAATCACCGATCTTGCCATATCAATTGGATTATTTGCGACAGCGACTGGGAAGCGGAATTTTGCCGCGTTGCGGAAGCGCATCCGAAAGTTCATGCCTATGTGAAAAACCACAATTTAGGTCTGGAAGTGCCGTATTTGATGGGTTCAACGCCGAGGAAATATTTACCCGATTTCATTGTGCAAATTGATGACGGACAAGAGCATTATCTCAATCTCATTGTCGAAATCAAAGGGTATCGCGGGGAAAATGCCAAGGAAAAAGCGAATACCATGCGGACTTACTGGATACCAGGGGTGAATAACTTAGGCGGTTTCGGACGCTGGGCATTTGCTGAGCTAACCGATGTCTACAAAATCGAATCTCAATTTAACAAACTAATGGATCAATTGACTGCTGCGAAGGCGGCTTAAGAGCAAATTATGGCAACGAAAAAAAAGCAATCCCAAGCCAAACAAGTTGAAACCTTAACCCATAAAAAAGCGAACCGCACTAACATTCCCACCGCAGAGTATGAGTCGGTGGTTCCTGAAGAGCAAAAGACGCCAATCCAAGTCGCTTATGAACGTCGCAATCGCGATTTAGATCCGCAACTCACCTGGCGAGGAAAAGATGAGCAGGATTGGTCGGATTTAGTAGTCAATGCACCGCCCCTCTACATTCAGGAAAAGGTACATCCCAAGGTTTTAATTGATGATTTAATCAAGCGGAGTAAAGAGCGTACAGAAGCTGATCAAGACAAACAATTTGACCTCTTTGCCGACTTCAACGGCCTTCCTGATTCAGCCAAAGCCACAGAATTTTACCAGCATGATGCGAATTGGACAAACCGCCTGATTTTAGGGGACAGCTTGCAGGTAATGGCTTCGCTGGCGGAGAGGGAAGGATTGCGGGGAAAAGTGCAGTGTATTTATCTTGATCCGCCTTATGGGATTAGTTTTAACTCAAATTTTCAGTGGTCAACGACAACACGGGATGTGAGAGATGGGAAGACGGATCATATTACCCGTGAACCAGAACAGGTAAAGGCGTTTCGGGATACGTGGCGCGATGGGATTCATTCTTATTTGACGTATCTCAGGGATCGCTTGACAGTTGCAAGGGATTTATTAAGTGAGAGTGGCTCAGTTTTTGTTCAGATTGGAGATGAAAATGTTCATCGAGTTCGTATTATTCTAGATGAGATTTTTGGAGACGAAAATTTCGCTGCACTTATTACTTTTCGTAAGAAAATGATGCCGTTGGGGTCAGATGTTGCTGAAGGAGTTAGTGATTATATTCTTTGGTATTCAAAAAATAGAGAGTCTATTAAAAGCCATCCAATTTTTTCAGAAAAGATTAGTGAAGGTGAAGCTGTATGGTCACAGATGATTTTACCTGGTGGATATCGTACTCGTCTTTCCAAAAATGAGCGGGAAAATCACTCTTTATTATCAAGCAAAGCTAAAGTATATCAACCTATTTCCTTACTGCCAGCGCAATATAGACCAAATCAAGATTTTAAATTCAACTTTGAAGGACGCAACTGGAATCCACCTAAAAAGAGTAGTTGGAAGACAGACTTTTCAGGGATGTCTCGTCTAAAATTGGCTAGAAGAATACATCCAAGTAACTCCTCATTAAGATATGTTCTTTTCCATGCCGACTATCCAGTTGGTCGAATAACCAATTTATGGGCAGATTCTAGCGGTGCAACACAGCAAGTTTACGTTGTGCAAACGAATACGGAAGTAGTTAAACGCTGTATTTTAATGGCTACAGACCCTGGAGATTTAGTGCTGGATCCAACTTGTGGTTCAGGAACAACCGCTACTGTTGCCGAACAATGGGGTCGTCGGTGGATTACGATTGATACTTCTCGTGTTGCACTCGCTCTTACCCGCGCCCGTCTGATGGGAGCAAAATATCCTTACTACCTATTGGCAGACTCTCCCGAAGGACAAAAAAAAGAAGCAGAAATTAGTCGCACCACTCCTTCTAATAGTCCAACCTATGGGAATATCCGCCAAGGCTTTGTCTATGAACGAGTTCCCCATATCACTCTAGGTGCCATTACTAAAAATAGTGAAATCGACGTAATCTGGGAAAAATATCAACCCCAAGTGACCCCAGCCCTGGAAAATCTTAACAATGCCCTCAAGGGTCATCAAACCCCCTTCCAAGTAACCACTGGCGGTCGAGACGGAAAAACGGTTGATTTTACCGCTAATGGCACGGTTAAACTACCATCAGGAGAAGAAGCCCCTGCTAACGCCTTACTGGAATGGGAAATTCCTCGGGAAAAACCAGAAGATTGGCCCAAGGAAACCCAGCCCTTACTCGATGCTTTCTGGGAAGCGAGGATTAACCGTCAAAAAGAAATCGACAAGTCCATTGCAGCCAACGCCGAACAGGAAATTCTCTACGATAAACCCTATGAGGATAAATCGAAGGTGCGAGTGGCGGGTCCCTTCACCGTAGAAAGCCTTTCTCCCCATCGTGTTCTCACAGTCAATGAGAATGATGAACTGGTGGATGGCAATCAGGAGGAATCCCCCGACAATTCAAAAGGGGACTTTGCCAGTATTATCCTCGAACATTTGAAAACCTCTGGCGTACAACAAGCCCACAAGGAAGACAAAATCAACTTTACCTCCATCAACGGCTGGCCAGGGGAATACATTTGCGCGGAAGGAACTTACCTCGAAGGCGAGAGCGAAACCGAAAAACGAGCGGGAATCTTTATCGGTCCTGAATTTGGTACGGTTTCTCGACCGGATCTCGTTGCAGCAGCAAGAGAAGCTGGGGATGCAGGATTTGATGTTCTGATTAGTTGTGCTTTCAACTATGATGCTCACTCGGCTGAGTTCAATAAATTAGGACGCATCCCAGTGTTAAAAGCCCACATGAATGCGGAACTACACATGGCCGATGACCTGAAAAATACAGGGTCTGGCAACTTGTTCGTCATTTTTGGTGAGCCTGATATCGAAATCAAACCTGTTGAAGACAATCAAATTCAAGTCCAGATTCACGGCGTTGATGTGTTTCATCCCCAATCTGGAGAAGTGCGTTCTAGTGGTCCCGATGGCATTGCTTGCTGGTTTATCGACACTGACTACAACGAAGAAAGTTTCTTTGTGCGCCACGCCTATTTTCTGGGAACAGGCGACCCCTACAAATCACTAAAAACAACGCTCAAATCAGAAATTGACCAAGAAGGCTGGGATAGTCTTTATAGTGAAGTGTCCCGTCCTTTTGAAAAGCCAGCGTCGGGACGCATTGCGGTGAAAGTAATCAATCATTTGGGCGATGAAGTGATGAAAGTGTTTAACGTGGATTAAAGGAGAACATCAAAAGTGAAATGAATAACCACACTGAAAATATCAATTTAGAACAGATCAAACAACAAATTCGTTATCTAAC
This genomic interval carries:
- a CDS encoding site-specific DNA-methyltransferase is translated as MATKKKQSQAKQVETLTHKKANRTNIPTAEYESVVPEEQKTPIQVAYERRNRDLDPQLTWRGKDEQDWSDLVVNAPPLYIQEKVHPKVLIDDLIKRSKERTEADQDKQFDLFADFNGLPDSAKATEFYQHDANWTNRLILGDSLQVMASLAEREGLRGKVQCIYLDPPYGISFNSNFQWSTTTRDVRDGKTDHITREPEQVKAFRDTWRDGIHSYLTYLRDRLTVARDLLSESGSVFVQIGDENVHRVRIILDEIFGDENFAALITFRKKMMPLGSDVAEGVSDYILWYSKNRESIKSHPIFSEKISEGEAVWSQMILPGGYRTRLSKNERENHSLLSSKAKVYQPISLLPAQYRPNQDFKFNFEGRNWNPPKKSSWKTDFSGMSRLKLARRIHPSNSSLRYVLFHADYPVGRITNLWADSSGATQQVYVVQTNTEVVKRCILMATDPGDLVLDPTCGSGTTATVAEQWGRRWITIDTSRVALALTRARLMGAKYPYYLLADSPEGQKKEAEISRTTPSNSPTYGNIRQGFVYERVPHITLGAITKNSEIDVIWEKYQPQVTPALENLNNALKGHQTPFQVTTGGRDGKTVDFTANGTVKLPSGEEAPANALLEWEIPREKPEDWPKETQPLLDAFWEARINRQKEIDKSIAANAEQEILYDKPYEDKSKVRVAGPFTVESLSPHRVLTVNENDELVDGNQEESPDNSKGDFASIILEHLKTSGVQQAHKEDKINFTSINGWPGEYICAEGTYLEGESETEKRAGIFIGPEFGTVSRPDLVAAAREAGDAGFDVLISCAFNYDAHSAEFNKLGRIPVLKAHMNAELHMADDLKNTGSGNLFVIFGEPDIEIKPVEDNQIQVQIHGVDVFHPQSGEVRSSGPDGIACWFIDTDYNEESFFVRHAYFLGTGDPYKSLKTTLKSEIDQEGWDSLYSEVSRPFEKPASGRIAVKVINHLGDEVMKVFNVD